One genomic window of bacterium includes the following:
- a CDS encoding ATP-dependent helicase encodes MNPNQYLDNFQTQLSKLTGSQKEAVETINGPVLVLAGPGSGKTTVLTLRIANMLLHDIEPERILCLTFTKNGATNMKEKLKKLIGNDASKVTITTFHGFCSSLIARYDELFPELKNFEMIDELGLTQSRILSEILKSKYYQRFNDSEFGVGPGKILGMISDFKRELITQKSLEDEIIFLSKEYDSAKVTYEAKEKVGNKLVINKETLLNLNRNLSTLVEFADIYGKYNTKLKELKLIDFDDVIIEILNKLNEPESELRQALQENFEYLLIDEYQDTNKVQNEIAFKLAKSWLDNQDGNIFVVGDDDQSIYRFQGANVDNIKDFLDQFAEAKVIILNENFRSIQEIIDTSRALIENNTHSLDKLDNKFQKNFVATNSNSGVTQKINVKFYNFSSSHAEEDFILSKLVEELDQAKPDFSKYAVIYRKTKHSQNLIELLRRRNIPYKIQSDENLIKNAEINNFLKLVRFSVNILQADKQDLFELLNLNYLNFDQVKVFNLFTKLSDKKYREVSLIDALNDITSESQNSLFDKDNLDSQVLNLIENFLKLHKEIENKDAIEFLIDILNFKFTNQTYFEFLSNSKDFNNLTSDAIYKLNLVNSFIDLCKKIKSNFGKVTEDSDNEDEAKSNIFKTDNLLSILTEMQDRNLYFKAEEIDLNENSVKLLTAHGSKGLEFETVFLLHCDESSWNKSLKDLKIRLGKTGDNLNTMEEEEIANLEEKRRLFYVAMTRAKKNLILISSKLDENDKARNEISFITEIENKLKVKENYNAFERIDDIEIKKIEGNLAAINLTRNIVTKDDLGLKSENTFSKEEYLLWLNSRKKNLTLSATSYNNYLECEYKFFLENIVKIPQHERFNIGNVFHKTMELWFQSYINNNANPGYDKLVEIFNDELENSEVNKLELEKYKSYWQKILQIYYDSYAKSFEKPKFVELWLSKFELNGISLVGKTDALFEDENNLALVDFKTGNKHHSRSKDGILKTNLESRIDQIESDTTRSYMKLKNQMYFYKLLVDADKRFESELKTFIFDFIEPKDMNELIPSCDRIEFEFSREEVANFTNFLKSIIAEILTKVEFGKTSNRSVCQKCQFYEHCWKNIN; translated from the coding sequence GTGAATCCAAATCAATATCTCGACAACTTTCAAACCCAACTTTCCAAACTAACTGGATCCCAAAAAGAAGCAGTTGAAACTATAAATGGTCCAGTTTTGGTTCTTGCAGGTCCCGGATCTGGAAAAACTACTGTACTAACTCTGCGAATTGCAAATATGCTACTTCACGACATAGAACCAGAAAGAATTCTTTGCCTGACTTTCACCAAAAATGGTGCTACAAATATGAAAGAGAAGCTGAAGAAGTTAATCGGAAATGATGCAAGTAAAGTTACAATTACAACTTTTCATGGATTTTGCTCAAGTTTGATTGCAAGGTACGACGAATTATTTCCAGAATTGAAAAACTTTGAAATGATAGATGAACTAGGACTTACTCAAAGTAGAATTTTGAGTGAGATTTTGAAATCAAAGTATTACCAAAGATTCAATGATTCTGAGTTTGGAGTAGGTCCTGGAAAAATCTTGGGAATGATAAGCGACTTCAAAAGAGAATTGATAACTCAAAAAAGCCTTGAAGATGAAATTATCTTTTTAAGCAAAGAATATGATAGTGCAAAAGTAACTTATGAAGCAAAAGAAAAAGTGGGAAATAAGTTGGTTATCAACAAAGAAACCTTGCTGAACTTGAACAGAAACTTGTCAACCTTGGTAGAATTTGCTGATATTTATGGAAAATATAATACTAAATTGAAAGAATTAAAATTGATAGACTTTGATGATGTGATTATTGAAATTTTGAATAAACTGAATGAGCCTGAATCTGAACTAAGACAAGCACTCCAAGAAAACTTTGAATATTTACTTATCGATGAATATCAAGATACAAACAAAGTTCAAAATGAAATTGCATTCAAACTTGCTAAATCATGGTTGGATAATCAGGATGGAAATATCTTTGTAGTTGGCGATGATGATCAATCAATATACAGATTTCAAGGTGCAAATGTAGATAATATCAAAGACTTTCTAGATCAATTTGCTGAAGCTAAAGTAATAATTCTGAATGAAAACTTTCGAAGCATTCAAGAAATAATTGATACTTCAAGAGCCTTGATCGAAAATAATACTCACAGTTTAGATAAGTTAGATAATAAATTTCAAAAAAACTTTGTTGCAACAAATTCTAATTCCGGAGTTACGCAAAAAATTAATGTAAAGTTTTATAATTTTTCTTCATCTCACGCCGAAGAAGATTTCATTCTTTCAAAATTGGTTGAAGAGCTTGATCAAGCAAAACCAGACTTTTCAAAGTATGCTGTAATTTATAGAAAGACCAAACATAGTCAAAATCTTATAGAACTACTTCGAAGAAGAAATATTCCGTATAAGATTCAAAGTGATGAAAATTTGATAAAAAATGCAGAAATAAATAACTTTTTAAAATTAGTAAGGTTTAGTGTGAATATTTTACAAGCTGACAAACAGGATTTATTTGAATTATTAAATTTAAACTATCTAAATTTTGACCAAGTAAAAGTTTTCAACTTATTCACAAAACTTAGCGACAAAAAATATAGGGAAGTTAGTTTAATTGACGCTTTGAATGATATAACCAGTGAATCTCAAAACAGCCTTTTTGATAAAGATAATTTGGACTCTCAAGTTTTGAATCTGATAGAAAACTTTCTCAAACTTCATAAAGAAATTGAAAATAAAGATGCAATTGAATTTTTGATTGATATTTTGAATTTCAAGTTTACAAATCAAACTTACTTTGAATTTTTGAGTAATAGTAAGGATTTTAATAACCTGACAAGCGATGCGATTTATAAACTAAATTTAGTTAATAGTTTTATAGATTTATGCAAAAAGATAAAAAGTAACTTTGGAAAAGTTACTGAAGATTCTGACAATGAAGATGAAGCAAAAAGTAATATTTTCAAAACAGACAATTTACTTTCAATTTTGACCGAAATGCAAGATAGAAATCTTTACTTCAAAGCTGAAGAGATAGATCTGAACGAAAACTCAGTTAAACTACTTACAGCACATGGTTCAAAAGGTTTAGAGTTCGAAACAGTTTTTTTGCTACATTGTGATGAAAGTTCTTGGAATAAATCTTTGAAAGATCTGAAGATCAGACTTGGAAAAACTGGAGACAATCTAAATACTATGGAAGAGGAAGAAATCGCTAATCTTGAAGAAAAAAGAAGACTTTTTTATGTTGCAATGACAAGAGCGAAGAAAAATTTGATTTTGATTTCAAGTAAATTGGATGAAAATGACAAAGCAAGAAATGAGATAAGTTTTATAACTGAAATTGAAAATAAACTGAAAGTTAAAGAAAATTATAATGCTTTTGAAAGAATTGATGATATTGAAATCAAAAAGATTGAAGGTAATCTTGCAGCAATAAATTTGACTAGAAATATTGTTACTAAGGATGACCTGGGTTTGAAAAGTGAGAATACTTTTAGCAAAGAAGAATATCTGCTATGGTTAAACTCAAGAAAGAAAAATCTAACTTTATCGGCAACTAGTTACAATAATTATCTTGAATGTGAGTATAAGTTCTTTTTGGAAAATATAGTCAAAATTCCTCAACATGAAAGGTTTAATATTGGAAATGTATTTCATAAAACTATGGAACTTTGGTTTCAAAGTTATATAAATAATAACGCAAATCCAGGATATGATAAATTAGTTGAAATTTTCAATGATGAATTGGAAAACAGTGAAGTAAATAAATTAGAATTAGAAAAATACAAAAGTTATTGGCAAAAAATTTTGCAAATTTACTATGATAGTTATGCAAAATCATTTGAAAAACCTAAATTTGTTGAATTATGGCTGAGTAAATTTGAATTAAATGGGATAAGTTTAGTTGGAAAAACTGATGCTTTATTTGAAGATGAAAATAATTTAGCTTTAGTTGATTTCAAGACCGGAAACAAGCATCACTCAAGAAGTAAAGATGGAATACTCAAAACGAACCTAGAAAGCAGAATTGATCAAATTGAATCAGACACTACAAGAAGCTATATGAAGCTGAAAAATCAGATGTACTTTTATAAACTTCTTGTCGATGCAGACAAAAGATTTGAAAGTGAATTGAAAACCTTCATATTTGACTTTATCGAACCAAAAGACATGAATGAGTTAATTCCAAGTTGTGATAGAATAGAGTTTGAATTTTCTCGTGAAGAAGTTGCAAACTTTACTAACTTTTTGAAAAGTATCATAGCTGAAATTTTGACAAAAGTTGAGTTTGGGAAAACGAGTAATAGGTCGGTTTGTCAAAAGTGCCAGTTTTATGAACATTGTTGGAAAAATATAAATTAA
- a CDS encoding DNA gyrase subunit A, which yields MDTNTQTQTNTEKGIIQTSIVDEMKKSYINYAMSVIVARALPDVRDGLKPVQRRILYAMWNLNMMPKTAYKKSARVVGDVIGKYHPHGDTGVYDALVRMVQDFSLRYPLIDGQGNFGSIDGDGAAAMRYTEVRMDGNAVPIISEIDDKTVDFGPNYDGNYEEPLVLPAKLPNLLLNGAEGIAVGMATKIPPHNVSELLAGIIATIKQGKAFTQDSFDENYAKGIKVTSDLEKLSNSRYHKFDSEITIDDLFQVIPGPDFPTSGVIYDAREIKNMYATGRGRVLMRGIAKIEENKGGKFEIIITELPYQVNKARLVGRIAELVREKKIEGISDIRDETNKLGIRVVIELKREAKPKVILNNLFKYTELQKTFNTNLLCLVRNEPKVLNLKQFMELFVEHRQEVEVRKHEFELAKSQERIHILEGLMIALSHLDEVIKIIRNAESAEVAKGQLMQKFELSEIQATAILDMQLRRLAQLERGKIEDEYNKLKARIDEIIELLSKPEKLLRLILVDFEKLATEFQDKRKTKIIKGTLDVMSEDELIPEEKVIVTLSEQGYIKRMKRDTYQVQNRGGKGKVGMEVREEDAVLHILSCSTHDYVMFFTNKGRVFETKVYDIPEFGRTAKGQSIVNVINLEVGERVTSMLTHSNGKFVDEDITQEGEEKVEAKKDYKFLFFATKYGTVKKTSIEEYESIRQNGLIAIKLDKDDELVWVKPTTGTDTLLLVTKLAKSIHFQEKDVNPTGRSSMGVIGIRFAKEGDEVISMDIVRTLENVMLTVTANGFGKITRLDEFKVQNRGGSGIFAHDVDTKTGNLVAARIMDHPDKELLITSELGQMIRIPLKGLRELNRQTKGVHLIRLAAGDKVAAVAVV from the coding sequence ATGGATACAAATACCCAAACACAAACAAACACAGAAAAAGGCATCATACAAACTTCAATCGTTGATGAAATGAAGAAAAGTTATATAAACTATGCTATGAGCGTCATAGTTGCCAGAGCTCTTCCAGATGTCCGAGATGGTTTGAAACCTGTCCAAAGAAGAATTTTATATGCAATGTGGAATTTAAATATGATGCCGAAGACTGCATACAAGAAATCAGCTCGTGTCGTTGGAGATGTAATTGGTAAATATCATCCACATGGAGATACTGGAGTTTATGATGCGTTAGTGAGAATGGTTCAAGATTTTTCACTGAGGTATCCACTTATAGATGGCCAAGGTAACTTTGGCTCAATTGATGGTGATGGAGCAGCTGCTATGAGGTATACTGAGGTTAGAATGGATGGAAATGCTGTACCAATAATTTCTGAAATTGATGATAAAACTGTTGATTTTGGACCAAATTATGATGGAAATTACGAGGAACCGTTGGTATTGCCTGCAAAATTACCAAATTTACTTTTGAATGGTGCAGAAGGAATTGCAGTTGGTATGGCAACAAAAATACCACCACACAATGTTTCTGAACTTCTTGCTGGGATTATAGCAACTATCAAACAAGGTAAAGCCTTCACTCAAGATAGTTTTGATGAAAACTACGCAAAAGGTATCAAAGTTACTTCTGACTTAGAGAAACTGAGTAATAGTCGGTATCACAAATTTGATTCAGAAATTACTATTGATGATCTATTTCAAGTAATTCCAGGACCTGATTTCCCAACTTCTGGAGTTATATATGACGCTCGTGAAATCAAAAACATGTATGCAACTGGTCGTGGAAGAGTTCTGATGAGAGGAATCGCAAAAATAGAAGAGAACAAAGGTGGAAAATTTGAAATAATCATAACAGAACTTCCATATCAAGTAAATAAAGCTCGTTTAGTTGGAAGAATTGCAGAACTAGTCAGAGAAAAGAAAATTGAAGGAATTTCGGACATACGAGACGAAACAAACAAACTTGGAATTCGAGTTGTGATTGAACTGAAAAGAGAAGCTAAACCAAAAGTTATTTTGAATAATTTATTCAAATATACTGAACTTCAAAAAACTTTCAATACAAATTTACTTTGTTTAGTCAGAAATGAACCAAAAGTTTTGAACTTGAAACAGTTTATGGAATTGTTTGTAGAACATAGACAAGAAGTTGAAGTCAGGAAACATGAATTTGAACTTGCAAAATCACAAGAAAGAATTCACATCTTGGAAGGTTTGATGATTGCTTTGAGTCATCTTGATGAAGTTATAAAAATAATTCGAAATGCCGAATCAGCTGAAGTTGCGAAAGGTCAGCTTATGCAAAAGTTTGAGCTAAGTGAAATTCAAGCAACAGCTATTCTTGATATGCAACTAAGAAGACTTGCACAACTTGAAAGAGGCAAGATTGAAGATGAATACAATAAACTCAAAGCAAGAATTGATGAAATCATAGAATTACTTTCAAAACCCGAAAAATTGTTGAGATTAATTTTGGTAGATTTTGAAAAACTTGCAACAGAATTTCAAGATAAAAGGAAAACGAAAATTATCAAAGGAACACTTGATGTCATGAGTGAGGATGAACTTATTCCGGAAGAAAAAGTTATAGTTACACTTTCAGAACAAGGATATATCAAAAGAATGAAAAGAGATACTTACCAAGTTCAGAATCGTGGAGGAAAAGGTAAAGTAGGTATGGAAGTTCGAGAAGAAGATGCGGTTTTACATATACTTTCTTGTTCAACTCACGACTATGTGATGTTTTTCACAAACAAAGGCAGAGTATTTGAAACGAAGGTTTATGATATACCTGAGTTTGGTAGAACTGCAAAAGGTCAGAGTATAGTAAATGTAATAAATCTTGAAGTAGGGGAAAGAGTTACTTCAATGCTAACTCATAGTAATGGCAAATTTGTAGATGAGGATATAACTCAAGAAGGTGAAGAAAAGGTTGAGGCTAAAAAAGATTATAAATTTTTGTTTTTTGCAACAAAGTATGGAACTGTCAAGAAAACTTCAATTGAAGAATATGAAAGTATAAGACAAAATGGTTTAATCGCTATCAAGCTTGACAAAGATGATGAACTAGTTTGGGTGAAACCAACAACAGGCACAGATACTTTGCTACTCGTGACCAAACTTGCGAAATCGATACATTTTCAAGAAAAAGATGTAAATCCAACAGGCAGATCCAGTATGGGAGTTATAGGAATCCGCTTTGCAAAAGAGGGTGACGAAGTGATATCTATGGATATAGTTCGAACTCTTGAGAATGTTATGCTGACAGTTACTGCAAATGGCTTTGGAAAGATCACCCGATTAGATGAATTCAAAGTACAAAATAGGGGAGGAAGTGGAATTTTTGCTCATGATGTAGATACAAAAACAGGCAATTTAGTAGCTGCTAGGATAATGGATCATCCAGATAAGGAGCTACTTATCACTTCTGAACTTGGGCAAATGATAAGGATACCACTAAAAGGTCTTCGAGAGTTAAATAGGCAAACAAAGGGAGTTCATCTGATAAGACTGGCTGCAGGGGACAAAGTTGCGGCAGTAGCTGTAGTGTAA
- a CDS encoding tRNA-dihydrouridine synthase family protein, whose product MNFILPLLSEKKYIFGLSPMDGITDCAYREMCKAEGDVDLLYTEFQNVHGLSLAVPKLWNAFRYTEFQRPILAQIYGHEIEYFFPAALLCYILGFDGVDVNMGCPAKKISDRGAGAGLIRTPEIAKQIIAEVKRARSSFQNDIIPIISKLHSYDELLENLEILKLAAISDLTYRRINSTYSNPAPLPSINWSKLLKLVIKLAISWEIDFKKVIQNSTNLTVSVKTRIGYDKPETETWIPQILEAKPDLIALHGRTLKQLYAGSANWEEIANAVELCQQGNIPLLANGDIGTAESANSCVEVTKANGLLIGRGSYGKPEIFRQIRNALNSPFALWEVSTLAGRQDEAIDKFEQIMKHCELFDNFNPLSASQSIDPVSGTGSIQTNFFSMRKVLCWYIKDIPNASELRKQLVLCSSSQEVKQVLYNSNATKYK is encoded by the coding sequence GTGAATTTCATTCTACCTTTGCTTTCTGAGAAAAAATATATTTTTGGACTCTCTCCAATGGATGGAATTACGGATTGCGCATATCGAGAAATGTGCAAGGCAGAAGGGGATGTGGATCTACTTTACACTGAATTTCAAAATGTCCATGGGCTTTCACTTGCAGTTCCTAAACTTTGGAATGCGTTTCGTTACACAGAATTTCAAAGGCCAATTTTAGCTCAAATTTATGGTCATGAAATTGAGTACTTCTTTCCTGCTGCATTGCTTTGCTACATTTTAGGTTTTGATGGAGTGGATGTAAATATGGGTTGTCCAGCTAAAAAAATCTCAGATCGTGGAGCTGGAGCTGGTTTGATCCGAACTCCAGAAATTGCAAAACAAATCATTGCAGAAGTCAAAAGAGCAAGATCAAGCTTTCAAAATGACATTATTCCAATTATTTCTAAGCTTCATAGTTATGATGAATTACTTGAAAATTTAGAGATATTAAAATTAGCCGCTATCTCTGATTTAACTTACAGAAGAATAAATTCTACTTATTCAAATCCTGCACCTTTGCCTAGTATAAATTGGTCGAAGTTATTAAAGCTAGTTATAAAGTTGGCAATTAGTTGGGAAATTGATTTCAAAAAAGTTATTCAAAATTCTACAAACTTGACAGTTAGTGTGAAGACTAGAATTGGTTATGATAAACCTGAAACTGAAACTTGGATTCCACAGATTCTCGAAGCAAAGCCAGATCTTATAGCACTTCATGGAAGAACTTTGAAACAACTTTACGCAGGAAGTGCAAACTGGGAAGAAATTGCCAATGCAGTTGAACTATGTCAACAAGGAAACATACCACTACTTGCAAATGGAGACATAGGAACAGCAGAATCTGCTAATAGTTGTGTGGAGGTTACAAAAGCTAATGGATTACTAATTGGAAGGGGAAGTTATGGAAAACCTGAAATATTTAGACAGATCAGAAATGCATTGAACTCTCCCTTCGCTTTGTGGGAAGTATCGACTTTAGCAGGGAGGCAAGATGAGGCAATTGACAAGTTTGAACAAATTATGAAACATTGTGAACTTTTTGATAACTTTAACCCGCTCTCCGCTTCGCAGAGTATTGACCCTGTTAGTGGGACAGGGAGTATTCAGACTAATTTTTTTTCAATGAGAAAGGTTCTTTGTTGGTATATAAAAGACATTCCGAATGCATCTGAACTTCGAAAGCAGTTAGTTTTGTGTAGTTCAAGTCAGGAGGTAAAGCAAGTGTTATATAACTCTAATGCAACAAAATACAAATAG
- a CDS encoding M3 family oligoendopeptidase, producing MDTDNLEKVMKYSWNLNLLFDSYNDPAIDLELENLLKGSSEFKDKWHLYFAENTKYCLDSVLESILDYEAYISKFGITKAELYAALFLELNQNSNEAKLLDKKVEATRERANNNTIFYLLAISRLPKEVQIQILNSSAFAKWKHFLNRCFTEGEHLLSEKEEKVLNMKESTSRTNWIKLTTELIDNEEMISLDESNQEVKMPFNTLLSLTTSTNKSARELAIKNVVQIFEKHSSVATAELNSILQDKASTDELRNFQFVDQERVLDDDLEKEIVDTLIQVVSENFDISQKFYKLKSELLGKEKLEYPEKSIPISGVADETYDYTEACRIVRKVFDNLDSEFTEIFDDFLDSSRIDVYPKKGKGGGAFCMTTTPSLPIWIMLNYTGKQRDILTIAHEMGHGINGTFTNRKYTDDPLNASHSTCTAEVASTFFEDFVLEEMKSTQKPEELLSLKFRRLDDEVSTIFRQIACYKFELELNETFRRTKYLSNEDIGSIFKEHMKSYLGESINLEGYENFWIHWSHIRMHFYVYSYAFGLLVSKILQAKVRENRQNIQMIKEFLSAGSDRSPNQILLGLGIDLRDKATWAVGLEQIRADVESIDL from the coding sequence ATGGACACAGACAACCTCGAAAAAGTCATGAAATATAGCTGGAATCTGAACCTACTATTTGACTCATATAACGATCCAGCTATTGATTTGGAATTAGAAAATTTGCTCAAAGGTTCTTCTGAATTTAAAGATAAATGGCATTTATACTTTGCAGAAAACACGAAGTATTGTTTGGATAGTGTGTTGGAATCTATCTTGGATTATGAAGCATACATATCAAAGTTCGGCATCACAAAAGCAGAACTTTATGCAGCTTTATTTTTGGAATTGAATCAAAATTCCAACGAAGCAAAGCTCTTGGACAAAAAGGTAGAAGCTACAAGAGAAAGAGCAAACAACAATACGATTTTTTACTTGCTTGCTATTTCTAGATTACCAAAGGAAGTTCAAATACAAATTTTGAATTCATCTGCATTTGCGAAATGGAAACACTTTTTGAACCGCTGTTTTACTGAAGGCGAACATTTGTTGAGTGAAAAAGAAGAGAAAGTATTGAATATGAAAGAATCCACTAGTAGGACAAATTGGATCAAGCTTACTACCGAATTAATTGATAACGAAGAGATGATAAGTTTGGATGAGTCAAATCAAGAAGTAAAAATGCCTTTCAATACTTTATTAAGTTTAACGACCTCAACGAATAAATCTGCCCGTGAACTTGCCATCAAAAATGTAGTTCAAATATTTGAGAAACATTCCAGTGTTGCTACAGCAGAGTTAAACTCAATTTTGCAAGACAAAGCGTCAACTGATGAACTGAGAAATTTTCAATTTGTTGATCAAGAGAGAGTTTTGGATGATGATCTTGAGAAAGAAATTGTCGATACATTGATTCAAGTTGTAAGTGAAAATTTTGATATTTCACAAAAGTTTTATAAATTGAAATCGGAATTGCTAGGCAAAGAAAAATTGGAGTATCCTGAAAAATCGATACCTATATCTGGAGTAGCTGATGAAACTTACGATTATACTGAAGCTTGCAGAATCGTTAGAAAAGTATTTGATAATCTTGACAGCGAATTTACAGAGATCTTTGATGATTTTCTAGACAGTTCTAGGATAGATGTGTATCCCAAAAAGGGTAAAGGTGGAGGAGCATTTTGCATGACAACCACTCCAAGTTTACCTATATGGATCATGCTAAACTACACAGGCAAACAAAGAGATATTTTGACTATAGCACATGAAATGGGTCATGGGATAAATGGTACTTTCACAAATCGTAAATACACAGACGACCCTTTGAATGCAAGTCATAGTACATGTACAGCTGAAGTTGCTTCAACTTTTTTTGAAGACTTTGTACTTGAAGAAATGAAAAGTACTCAAAAGCCAGAAGAGCTACTCTCTCTCAAATTTAGGCGACTAGATGATGAAGTTTCTACTATTTTTAGACAAATAGCTTGCTATAAGTTTGAACTAGAATTAAATGAAACTTTTCGTCGTACAAAGTATCTCAGCAACGAGGATATTGGCAGTATTTTCAAAGAGCATATGAAATCATATCTTGGAGAAAGTATAAATCTTGAAGGTTATGAGAACTTCTGGATACATTGGTCACATATTCGGATGCATTTTTATGTTTATAGTTATGCTTTCGGCCTTCTTGTTAGCAAGATTTTACAAGCTAAAGTCAGGGAGAATAGGCAGAATATACAGATGATCAAAGAATTTTTGAGTGCGGGTTCTGATAGATCGCCTAATCAGATACTTTTGGGATTAGGGATTGACTTAAGGGACAAAGCCACATGGGCAGTTGGACTCGAACAGATAAGGGCTGATGTAGAGTCTATTGACTTGTAG
- a CDS encoding RsmD family RNA methyltransferase, which produces MLRIITGTAKNTMLEVPSSARPMMDRVKTSVFDQLNFLINENVRVLDLYAGSGALGLECLSRGAKYSKFVEITKEGVRAIWHNAEKCKFDKAKYWVEKADALEFCFDTLHRNYKLKTDDEKEVYNLIFVCPPHIDTNDEILRLAGKLLEVNGLLVAECPSEKSLNQSIENLKFIELRQYGGTKIYFYTK; this is translated from the coding sequence ATGCTTAGGATAATAACAGGAACAGCCAAAAACACAATGCTAGAAGTACCTAGTTCTGCACGACCTATGATGGACAGGGTCAAAACTTCAGTTTTTGACCAGTTAAACTTTTTGATAAATGAGAATGTAAGAGTGCTTGATCTATATGCAGGTTCTGGAGCGCTTGGTTTAGAATGTTTGAGTAGAGGAGCAAAGTACTCAAAGTTTGTTGAAATTACAAAAGAAGGAGTTCGAGCTATTTGGCATAATGCTGAGAAATGCAAATTTGACAAGGCCAAGTATTGGGTAGAGAAAGCTGATGCACTTGAATTTTGTTTTGATACTTTGCATAGAAATTATAAACTCAAAACAGATGATGAGAAAGAAGTATACAATTTGATATTCGTTTGTCCACCACATATAGACACAAACGACGAAATACTTAGATTAGCTGGAAAGCTATTGGAAGTTAATGGGTTATTAGTTGCTGAATGTCCATCAGAGAAAAGTTTAAATCAAAGCATTGAAAATCTGAAGTTTATTGAACTGAGACAATACGGAGGAACAAAGATATACTTTTATACTAAGTAA